A window of the Catenulispora sp. GP43 genome harbors these coding sequences:
- a CDS encoding sensor histidine kinase: MASNPATVGIVAALVAPAVAVSRAVQRHRLAGTTAERAAYAAMHAVALAGPPLRAGLTPDATRRAARHLRPLLGTAALAFNDTERNLTWDGAGQHRHSQDSYELSTTALKSSSVTVLGPEEVHCGSDSCVIRHAVVAPIIPPSSIGGIRDDGGSPAIGTLSVYSSSTSVALVRAVGEVAYWVATQIELAELDRSRTRLMETELRALRAQISPHFVYNSLTAIASFTRTDPQRARELLLEFADFTRYSFRAHGEFTTLAEELRSVDRYLLLERARFGERLQVALRIAPEVLPVEVPFLCVQPIVENAVRHGLEGKPGPGHVTITAEPTRHHYRITVEDDGVGITPDVLRDALAPAEPGTRTSVGLSNVHERLRAVYGTAYGLAIESQPGAGTTVVIRVPKK; encoded by the coding sequence GTGGCATCCAACCCCGCCACCGTCGGCATCGTGGCCGCCCTGGTCGCCCCGGCGGTCGCGGTGTCCCGCGCCGTCCAGCGGCACCGTTTGGCCGGCACGACCGCCGAACGCGCCGCCTACGCCGCCATGCACGCCGTCGCCCTCGCCGGGCCCCCTCTGCGGGCCGGCCTGACGCCGGACGCCACCCGCCGCGCGGCCCGCCACCTGCGGCCGCTGCTCGGCACCGCGGCGCTGGCCTTCAACGACACCGAACGGAACCTCACCTGGGACGGTGCCGGGCAGCACCGGCATTCTCAGGACTCCTACGAACTGTCCACCACGGCGCTCAAGTCCAGCAGCGTGACCGTCCTCGGTCCGGAGGAAGTGCACTGTGGCAGCGACTCCTGCGTGATCCGCCACGCGGTCGTCGCGCCGATCATCCCGCCGAGCAGCATCGGCGGGATCCGCGACGACGGCGGCAGCCCGGCGATCGGGACATTGTCGGTCTACAGTTCCAGCACCTCCGTGGCCCTGGTACGGGCCGTCGGCGAGGTCGCGTACTGGGTCGCCACGCAGATCGAACTGGCGGAACTCGACCGGTCGCGGACCCGCCTGATGGAGACCGAACTCAGGGCACTGAGGGCACAGATCTCGCCGCACTTCGTCTACAACTCGCTCACCGCCATCGCCTCCTTCACGCGCACCGATCCGCAACGCGCCAGAGAGCTCCTCTTAGAGTTCGCGGACTTCACCCGCTACTCGTTCCGTGCGCACGGCGAGTTCACGACGCTCGCCGAGGAACTGCGCAGCGTGGACCGCTACCTGTTGCTGGAACGTGCCCGTTTCGGCGAACGCCTCCAGGTGGCCCTGCGGATCGCCCCTGAGGTGCTGCCTGTAGAAGTTCCGTTCCTATGTGTACAGCCCATAGTGGAGAACGCAGTACGGCACGGACTGGAAGGCAAGCCCGGCCCCGGCCATGTCACCATCACCGCCGAGCCGACCCGGCACCACTACCGGATCACGGTCGAGGACGACGGAGTCGGGATCACCCCGGACGTCCTGCGCGACGCCCTAGCCCCGGCCGAGCCGGGCACGCGCACCTCCGTAGGGCTGTCCAACGTCCACGAACGGCTCCGCGCCGTCTACGGGACCGCCTACGGCCTGGCGATCGAATCCCAGCCCGGAGCGGGTACCACTGTGGTGATCCGGGTCCCGAAAAAGTAG
- a CDS encoding LytR/AlgR family response regulator transcription factor yields the protein MTIATPTGLRVLVVDDEPPAVAELSYLLSRDPRVSSVRTATDGEDALRVLKNSPVDALFLDIRMPGLDGLEIAALLNQFATPPQIVFVTAHEEFALEAFDLHASDYLLKPVRAERLAEAIRRMTPASTPRRAPEPGPYDVIPVELAGVTRFIPRQDVSYAEAQGDYVRLYTDSSSHLVRIPLAVLEEHWSGAGFARTHRRFLVRVDAVSEARWESGHLTVIVGGIPLPVARRHTREVRERLSHR from the coding sequence ATGACCATCGCGACGCCGACCGGCCTGCGCGTGCTGGTGGTCGACGACGAGCCCCCGGCCGTCGCCGAACTCTCCTACCTCCTGTCCCGCGACCCCCGCGTCTCCTCGGTACGGACCGCCACTGACGGAGAGGACGCGCTGAGGGTCCTGAAGAACTCCCCTGTAGACGCCCTGTTCCTCGACATCCGCATGCCGGGTCTGGACGGTCTGGAGATAGCGGCGCTCCTCAATCAGTTCGCCACGCCGCCGCAGATCGTCTTCGTGACAGCTCATGAGGAATTCGCTCTGGAGGCGTTCGACCTACACGCCTCCGACTACCTGCTCAAGCCGGTCCGTGCCGAACGCCTCGCGGAAGCCATCCGCCGGATGACACCGGCGTCCACGCCCCGTAGGGCCCCCGAACCGGGGCCCTACGACGTCATCCCGGTGGAGCTGGCAGGCGTCACGCGCTTCATCCCGCGCCAGGACGTCTCCTATGCCGAAGCGCAAGGCGACTACGTGCGCTTGTACACGGACAGCAGCAGCCATCTGGTCCGCATCCCCTTGGCAGTACTGGAGGAGCACTGGTCCGGCGCCGGTTTCGCCCGCACGCACCGCCGCTTCCTGGTCCGCGTCGACGCCGTCTCGGAGGCCCGGTGGGAGAGCGGCCACCTGACCGTCATCGTCGGCGGGATCCCCCTCCCGGTCGCCCGCCGGCACACGCGTGAAGTGCGCGAACGGCTCAGCCACCGCTGA
- the nhaA gene encoding Na+/H+ antiporter NhaA, which produces MTPPDRPAVPFRAFARLRRIERRHVAEVLRTETVGGALLIVFALLGLLWANSPWRASYDTVKNTVVGPHLWHLDLTLADWAADFLLAFFFLVAGIELKHELQAGELSNPRAAVLPVVSALCGMVVPIGVYLAVSAGHANAGSGWAVPTATDIAFALAVLAVVGQNLPSALRAFLLTLAVVDDLGAIIIIAVAYTASIDAAALAIAALLLVAFYVLQRKRITSLWLNVPLGLAIWIAVHASGVHATVAGVAIGLMLHGRHHGDGYAEADEGRDHEPQSPAENVQWVLQPFSAGFCVPVFAIMSAGVYIGGKTLGSLVSNQIPLAIAAGLFVGKAVGVFGGAYLTARFTRAELSDELRWRDIAAVSTLTGVGFTVSLLISELAFTDTPELLNLAKGGVLLGSLVSALVAVVLLRRRDRFYDQLCIAEAEEDGEPALGRE; this is translated from the coding sequence ATGACGCCCCCGGACCGCCCCGCCGTCCCGTTCCGGGCCTTCGCCCGGCTCAGGCGGATCGAACGCCGACACGTGGCGGAAGTCCTGCGGACCGAGACCGTCGGCGGCGCGCTGCTCATCGTCTTCGCGCTCCTGGGGCTGCTGTGGGCCAACTCCCCGTGGCGCGCTTCCTACGACACCGTCAAGAACACCGTCGTCGGACCGCACCTGTGGCACCTCGACCTGACCCTGGCGGACTGGGCCGCCGATTTCCTGCTCGCGTTCTTCTTCCTGGTGGCCGGGATCGAGCTCAAGCACGAGCTGCAGGCCGGCGAACTGTCGAACCCGCGCGCCGCGGTGCTTCCGGTGGTCTCGGCGCTGTGCGGCATGGTGGTGCCGATCGGGGTCTACCTCGCGGTCAGCGCCGGGCACGCGAACGCGGGCTCCGGCTGGGCCGTGCCGACCGCCACCGACATCGCGTTCGCGCTCGCGGTGCTGGCCGTCGTCGGGCAGAACCTGCCGTCGGCGCTGCGGGCGTTCCTGCTGACCCTGGCCGTGGTCGACGACCTCGGGGCGATCATCATCATCGCGGTCGCGTACACGGCCAGCATCGACGCCGCCGCCTTGGCGATCGCTGCGCTCCTGCTCGTCGCCTTCTATGTGCTGCAACGCAAGCGGATCACCAGCTTGTGGCTCAACGTGCCGCTGGGCCTGGCCATCTGGATCGCCGTGCACGCCAGCGGCGTCCACGCGACGGTGGCCGGTGTGGCCATCGGCCTGATGCTGCACGGCCGGCACCATGGCGACGGCTATGCGGAAGCTGATGAGGGACGCGACCACGAGCCCCAGTCGCCGGCCGAGAATGTGCAGTGGGTGCTCCAACCGTTCTCCGCGGGCTTCTGCGTCCCCGTCTTCGCGATCATGTCGGCCGGGGTGTACATCGGCGGCAAGACACTGGGCAGCCTGGTCAGCAACCAGATCCCGCTGGCCATCGCCGCGGGCCTGTTCGTCGGCAAGGCGGTCGGGGTGTTCGGCGGCGCCTATCTGACCGCGCGTTTCACCCGCGCCGAGCTGTCCGACGAGCTGCGGTGGCGAGACATCGCCGCGGTCTCCACCCTGACCGGCGTCGGGTTCACCGTCTCGTTGTTGATCTCCGAGCTCGCCTTCACCGATACCCCGGAGTTGCTGAACCTCGCCAAGGGCGGAGTGCTGCTCGGTTCTCTGGTGTCCGCACTCGTCGCTGTCGTACTCCTGCGGCGCAGGGACCGCTTCTACGATCAGCTGTGCATCGCTGAAGCGGAGGAAGACGGGGAACCGGCGCTCGGGCGAGAATAG
- a CDS encoding SDR family oxidoreductase produces MSTEGKFTGKTVYVIGASHGIGEAIAGAFAAGGADVLITGRTKERLDAAAERIGHPVRVFQSDARRQEDVDALFAAAGSKIDHLVLAVSGGMVGLGTLAELTDEALREGFEGKVFAQLRILRAALPHLAPDASVTFIGAGSSRAAFPGTTALAAANGALDAAVRPLAAELAPVRVNAVSPGVIDTAWWHPLGEQRDGFMEQQAAATPVGRVGQPQDIADAVLFLAGNGFTTGVVLDVNGGTTLARS; encoded by the coding sequence ATGTCCACCGAGGGGAAGTTCACCGGCAAGACCGTGTACGTGATCGGCGCGAGCCACGGGATCGGCGAGGCCATCGCCGGCGCGTTCGCCGCCGGCGGCGCCGACGTCCTGATCACCGGCCGCACCAAGGAGCGCCTGGACGCGGCGGCCGAGCGCATCGGCCACCCGGTGCGCGTCTTCCAGTCCGACGCGCGGCGGCAGGAGGACGTGGACGCGCTGTTCGCGGCCGCGGGTTCGAAGATCGACCACCTCGTGCTCGCCGTCAGCGGCGGCATGGTGGGGCTGGGCACGCTGGCCGAGCTCACCGACGAGGCCCTGCGCGAGGGCTTCGAGGGCAAGGTGTTCGCCCAGCTCAGGATCCTGAGGGCGGCGCTGCCGCACCTCGCCCCGGACGCCTCGGTGACCTTCATCGGCGCCGGCAGCTCGCGCGCGGCGTTCCCCGGCACCACCGCCCTGGCGGCGGCCAACGGCGCGCTGGACGCCGCGGTCCGCCCGCTGGCCGCGGAACTGGCCCCGGTCCGGGTGAACGCGGTCTCCCCCGGCGTGATCGACACCGCCTGGTGGCATCCGCTGGGCGAGCAGCGCGACGGGTTCATGGAGCAGCAGGCCGCCGCCACTCCGGTGGGGCGCGTCGGACAGCCTCAGGACATCGCCGACGCGGTGCTCTTCCTGGCCGGGAACGGCTTCACGACCGGCGTGGTGCTGGATGTGAACGGCGGGACCACGCTGGCCAGGAGCTGA
- a CDS encoding TetR/AcrR family transcriptional regulator — translation MSKGEETRRQVLEAAVEVAASSGLASLTIGSLAERTGMSKSGLFAHFKSKEALQVQVLEFASEAFVEDVVRPALSAPRGEKRIATLFESWLAVSRDGTAECLFVSAAWEYDDQPGPVRDRLVRMHLDFNDSVAQMFRTGIAEGFFAAGADPEQFAHDLHGIMLIYFQAHRLLGDARAEERARNAFSRLIESNR, via the coding sequence GTGAGCAAGGGCGAGGAGACCCGCAGGCAGGTCCTGGAAGCCGCGGTCGAGGTCGCGGCGTCCAGCGGGCTGGCCTCGCTCACCATCGGCTCGCTCGCCGAGCGGACCGGGATGTCCAAGAGCGGCCTGTTCGCGCACTTCAAGTCCAAGGAGGCGCTGCAAGTCCAGGTCCTGGAGTTCGCCAGCGAGGCGTTCGTCGAGGACGTCGTCCGGCCCGCGCTGTCCGCCCCGCGCGGTGAGAAGCGGATCGCGACGCTGTTCGAAAGCTGGCTGGCGGTGTCGCGGGACGGGACCGCAGAGTGCCTGTTCGTCTCGGCGGCGTGGGAGTACGACGACCAGCCGGGGCCGGTGCGGGACCGCCTGGTCCGCATGCACCTGGACTTCAACGACTCGGTGGCGCAGATGTTCCGGACCGGGATCGCCGAGGGCTTCTTCGCCGCCGGCGCCGATCCGGAGCAGTTCGCCCACGACCTGCACGGGATCATGCTCATCTACTTCCAGGCGCACCGGCTGCTCGGCGACGCCAGGGCCGAGGAACGGGCGCGCAACGCGTTCTCCCGACTGATCGAATCCAACCGCTAG
- a CDS encoding HAD family hydrolase, producing the protein MPRLALFDLDDTLIFSKGAFVAWAEELVATHGATGDVRWFIDNEHIFWTGAPDDAFRGLVEYFGLDADPAELLTDYRLRMVDLLKPFNGVVDGLEALRDAGWRTGIVTNGFGDFQNAKIDAVGLRAYVDVVCISDVEGSWKPESKIFQLASERAGAPLEGGWMVGDSLSSDVAGGNGAGLHTAWIRHGRTLGATDPQPEQVLETTAEAFELILSRP; encoded by the coding sequence ATGCCCCGTCTCGCGCTCTTCGACCTGGACGACACCCTGATCTTCTCCAAGGGCGCCTTCGTCGCCTGGGCCGAGGAGCTGGTCGCGACCCACGGCGCCACCGGTGATGTGCGCTGGTTCATCGACAACGAGCACATCTTCTGGACCGGCGCGCCGGACGACGCGTTCCGCGGCCTGGTGGAGTACTTCGGGCTGGACGCCGACCCGGCGGAGCTGCTGACCGACTACCGGCTCCGCATGGTCGACCTGCTTAAGCCCTTCAACGGGGTAGTGGACGGGCTGGAGGCGCTGCGCGACGCCGGCTGGCGGACCGGCATCGTCACCAACGGATTCGGCGACTTCCAGAACGCCAAGATCGACGCCGTCGGCCTGCGCGCCTATGTGGACGTCGTCTGCATCTCGGACGTCGAGGGCAGCTGGAAGCCCGAGTCGAAGATCTTCCAGCTGGCCTCCGAGCGCGCCGGCGCGCCCCTGGAAGGCGGCTGGATGGTCGGCGACTCCCTGAGCTCGGACGTCGCCGGCGGCAACGGCGCGGGGCTGCACACCGCCTGGATCCGGCACGGCCGGACGCTCGGCGCCACGGACCCGCAGCCCGAGCAGGTCCTGGAGACCACCGCCGAGGCCTTCGAGCTGATCCTCAGCCGCCCCTGA
- the acs gene encoding acetate--CoA ligase — protein MSNEALSNLLREDRRFAPSAAFAADANVKAEAYATADADRLAFWDTQASRLSWDTPWTETLDWSGKPVAKWFVGGKLNVAYNCVDRHVEAGNGDRVAIHFEGEPGDSRAITYAELKDEVSKAANALTELGVTRGDRVAIYMPMIPETAVAMLACARIGAVHSVVFAAFSPDALRARIDDAGAKLLITADGYHRRGGTVNLKANADEAVTGAESIENVLVVKRTGADVTWGDKDVWWHDAVGAASTEHTPEAFDSENPLFILYTSGTTGKPKGILHTTGGYLTQASYTHHAVFDLKPESDVYWCTADVGWVTGHSYIVYGPLSNGATEVMYEGTPDTPHQGRFWEIVQKYKVSLLYTAPTAIRMFAKWGDDIPAKFDLSSLRLLGSVGEPINPEAWIWYRENIGGGRTPVVDTWWQTETGAIMISPLPGVTEAKPGSAMRPLPGISANVVDKDGTIVENGHGGLLVLDQPWPSMARGIWGDQQRFVDTYWARFAEQGYYFAGDGAKKDEDGDLWLLGRVDDIMLVSGHNISTTEVESALVSYPAVAEAAVVGAKDETTGQRIVAFVILRAGQEETAELDAALKAHVSKEIGPIAKPKQIQIVAELPKTRSGKIMRRLLKDVAEDRAVGDTTTLADSTVMDLIKAKLPHASED, from the coding sequence GTGTCGAACGAGGCCCTTTCCAATTTGCTCCGTGAGGACCGCCGGTTCGCGCCGTCCGCGGCCTTCGCCGCCGACGCGAACGTCAAGGCCGAGGCTTACGCCACGGCTGACGCGGACCGGCTGGCGTTCTGGGACACGCAGGCCTCGCGCCTGTCCTGGGACACGCCCTGGACCGAGACGCTGGACTGGTCGGGCAAGCCGGTCGCCAAGTGGTTCGTCGGCGGGAAGCTGAACGTCGCCTACAACTGCGTGGACCGGCACGTCGAGGCCGGCAACGGCGACCGCGTCGCCATCCACTTCGAGGGTGAGCCCGGCGACTCCCGCGCCATCACCTACGCCGAGCTCAAGGACGAGGTCTCCAAGGCCGCCAACGCCCTGACCGAGCTCGGTGTGACCCGGGGCGACCGGGTCGCGATCTACATGCCGATGATCCCGGAGACCGCTGTCGCGATGCTCGCCTGTGCGCGCATCGGTGCGGTGCACTCCGTGGTCTTCGCGGCGTTCTCCCCCGACGCCCTGCGGGCGCGGATCGACGACGCCGGCGCCAAGCTGCTGATCACCGCCGACGGCTACCACCGCCGCGGCGGCACGGTGAACCTCAAGGCGAACGCCGACGAGGCCGTGACCGGTGCCGAGAGCATCGAGAACGTGCTCGTCGTCAAGCGCACCGGCGCGGACGTCACGTGGGGCGACAAGGACGTCTGGTGGCACGACGCGGTCGGCGCCGCGAGCACCGAGCACACCCCGGAGGCGTTCGACAGCGAGAACCCGCTGTTCATCCTCTACACGTCCGGCACCACGGGTAAGCCCAAGGGCATCCTGCACACCACCGGCGGGTACTTGACGCAGGCCTCGTACACCCACCACGCGGTGTTCGACCTGAAGCCGGAGTCGGACGTGTACTGGTGCACCGCCGACGTCGGTTGGGTGACCGGGCACTCCTACATCGTCTACGGCCCGCTCTCCAACGGCGCGACCGAGGTGATGTACGAGGGCACCCCCGACACGCCGCACCAGGGCCGCTTCTGGGAGATCGTCCAGAAGTACAAGGTCTCCCTGCTGTACACCGCTCCCACCGCGATCCGCATGTTCGCCAAGTGGGGCGACGACATCCCGGCGAAGTTCGACCTCTCCTCCCTGCGCCTGCTGGGCTCGGTCGGCGAGCCGATCAACCCCGAGGCCTGGATCTGGTACCGGGAGAACATCGGCGGGGGCCGCACCCCGGTGGTGGACACCTGGTGGCAGACCGAGACCGGGGCCATCATGATCTCCCCGCTGCCCGGCGTCACCGAGGCCAAGCCGGGCTCGGCCATGCGGCCGCTGCCGGGCATCTCGGCGAACGTGGTCGACAAGGACGGCACCATCGTCGAGAACGGCCACGGCGGCCTGCTGGTCCTGGACCAGCCCTGGCCCTCGATGGCCCGCGGCATCTGGGGCGACCAGCAGCGCTTCGTCGACACCTACTGGGCCCGGTTCGCCGAGCAGGGCTACTACTTCGCCGGCGACGGCGCGAAGAAGGACGAGGACGGCGACCTGTGGCTGCTGGGCCGCGTCGACGACATCATGCTCGTCTCCGGCCACAACATCTCCACCACCGAGGTCGAGTCCGCCCTGGTGTCCTACCCGGCCGTGGCCGAGGCCGCCGTGGTCGGCGCCAAGGACGAGACCACCGGCCAGCGCATCGTCGCCTTCGTCATCCTGCGGGCCGGCCAGGAGGAGACCGCTGAGCTGGACGCCGCGCTGAAGGCCCACGTCTCCAAGGAGATCGGCCCGATCGCCAAGCCCAAGCAGATCCAGATCGTGGCCGAGCTGCCCAAGACCCGCTCGGGCAAGATCATGCGCCGCCTGCTGAAGGACGTCGCCGAGGACCGCGCCGTCGGCGACACCACGACGCTGGCCGACTCCACGGTCATGGACCTGATCAAGGCAAAGCTGCCGCACGCCAGCGAGGACTGA
- a CDS encoding oxidoreductase yields MDTRSPIRRLAAVPNAAEAAETAREAVDRVRKHKVLRSQSARVTAESQLRGARASAALGSLSEAGTDWPLEEVRRRTDLGDEDGSGQLRGALRISGELGTLAPVWKRSPIQALSRMHLLAAAGHLEQDRVGRPRDPEAAAVLTTLANDLRDPASADVPAVVAAAAVHAELLVSEPFGWGDGLLARAASRLILADRGLDPQSLAVVEAGHVDLGVEAYLDAARGYASGTEEGLAAWLAHYAEAVAMGARESLAVCEAIMRG; encoded by the coding sequence ATGGACACCCGCTCCCCGATCCGGCGCCTGGCCGCCGTCCCGAACGCCGCCGAGGCCGCGGAGACCGCCCGCGAGGCGGTGGACCGCGTGCGCAAGCACAAGGTCCTGCGCAGCCAGTCGGCTCGCGTCACCGCCGAGTCGCAGCTGCGCGGCGCCCGGGCTTCAGCCGCACTGGGCTCGCTGAGCGAGGCGGGCACGGACTGGCCGCTGGAGGAGGTCCGCCGGCGGACCGACCTCGGCGACGAGGACGGCTCCGGCCAGCTGCGCGGGGCGCTGCGGATCTCCGGCGAGCTGGGCACGCTCGCGCCGGTGTGGAAGCGGTCCCCGATCCAGGCGCTGTCCCGGATGCACCTGCTCGCCGCCGCGGGACACCTGGAGCAGGACCGAGTCGGCCGCCCGCGCGACCCCGAGGCCGCGGCCGTGCTCACCACCCTGGCGAACGACCTGCGCGATCCGGCCTCCGCCGACGTGCCGGCCGTGGTGGCCGCGGCGGCGGTGCACGCCGAGCTGCTGGTGAGCGAGCCGTTCGGCTGGGGCGACGGCCTGCTGGCCCGGGCCGCGTCCCGGCTGATCCTGGCCGACCGCGGCCTGGACCCGCAGTCGCTGGCGGTGGTCGAGGCCGGGCACGTGGACCTCGGCGTCGAGGCGTATCTGGACGCCGCCCGCGGCTACGCGTCCGGCACGGAGGAAGGGCTGGCCGCCTGGCTCGCGCACTACGCGGAGGCGGTCGCGATGGGAGCGCGCGAGTCGCTGGCGGTGTGCGAAGCCATCATGCGCGGCTGA
- a CDS encoding ATP-binding protein, whose amino-acid sequence MRIALVGKGGSGKTTVSALLIRHLAAGGRPVVAVDADINQHLGLALGLSEQRAAALSPMSAHLSAIKDYLRGDNPLIAGAEAMVKTTPPGRGSRLLRLEEDNAVHSLCATRLGGDLETVRLMVTGGFEEQDLGVSCYHSKIGAAELYLNHLVDGPDEYLVMDMTAGADAFASGLFTRFDLTCLVVEPTRKSVSVYQQYREYAKEYDVTIRVVGNKVTGPEDVAYLRDHTGADLVACLGASQYVRAQEQGRDKGFDTLEPANRTALARLQLEVDSVPQDWAKFTRQAVHFHLKNAQAWGDRATGVDLGAQVDPDFVMGPEAFAAPS is encoded by the coding sequence ATGCGCATCGCCCTGGTCGGCAAAGGCGGCAGCGGCAAAACCACGGTCTCGGCCCTCCTGATCCGGCACCTGGCCGCCGGCGGCCGCCCGGTCGTCGCCGTGGACGCCGACATCAACCAGCACCTCGGATTGGCGCTCGGCCTTTCGGAGCAGCGGGCCGCGGCGCTGAGCCCGATGTCCGCCCACCTGTCGGCGATCAAGGACTACCTGCGCGGCGACAACCCGCTGATCGCCGGCGCCGAGGCCATGGTGAAGACCACACCGCCGGGACGCGGCTCGCGGCTGCTGCGCCTGGAGGAGGACAACGCCGTCCACAGCCTGTGCGCAACGCGGCTGGGCGGCGACCTGGAGACCGTCCGGCTGATGGTGACCGGCGGCTTCGAGGAGCAGGACCTGGGTGTGTCCTGCTACCACTCCAAAATCGGCGCCGCCGAGCTCTACCTGAACCACCTCGTCGACGGGCCCGACGAGTACCTGGTGATGGACATGACCGCGGGCGCGGACGCCTTCGCCTCCGGCCTGTTCACCCGTTTCGACCTGACCTGCCTGGTGGTGGAGCCGACCCGCAAGTCGGTGTCCGTCTACCAGCAGTACCGCGAGTACGCCAAGGAGTACGACGTCACCATCCGCGTGGTCGGCAACAAGGTGACCGGCCCGGAGGACGTCGCCTATCTGCGCGACCACACCGGCGCCGACCTCGTGGCCTGCCTCGGCGCCTCGCAGTATGTGCGGGCCCAGGAGCAGGGCCGGGACAAGGGCTTCGACACCCTTGAGCCGGCCAACCGCACCGCCCTGGCGCGCCTACAACTGGAAGTGGACTCGGTGCCGCAGGACTGGGCCAAGTTCACCCGGCAGGCGGTCCACTTCCACCTGAAGAACGCTCAGGCCTGGGGCGACCGCGCGACCGGCGTGGACCTCGGCGCGCAGGTCGACCCGGACTTCGTCATGGGACCGGAAGCGTTCGCGGCACCGAGCTGA
- a CDS encoding alpha/beta fold hydrolase gives MSAGEPFTMTVRHSTVRGNVWGAEGPVVYLVHGWGGVAEQLDAFVEPLLASGHRVVSFDAPGHGKSSRSFAGPGRATLPEFSESLSCAVDRFGQAHAVIAHSFGAAAVVLSVLDGLRVGRLAVVAPVSDPIGFSYEFAKMLGFRERIRTGFLRVLEKRVGESMDRFDIPQRMRTADLAGLPPLLIVHDLGDREVPVASGDRLAAMWPGAELDHWTSLGHFRILIDPDVVRKVTAFSSVPRTLPVP, from the coding sequence GTGTCCGCCGGCGAGCCCTTCACGATGACCGTGCGCCACAGCACAGTGCGCGGCAATGTCTGGGGCGCGGAGGGGCCGGTGGTCTACCTCGTGCACGGCTGGGGCGGTGTGGCCGAACAGCTCGATGCCTTCGTGGAGCCGCTGCTGGCCTCCGGCCACCGCGTGGTGTCGTTCGACGCCCCCGGCCACGGGAAGTCGTCGCGGAGCTTCGCGGGGCCGGGGCGGGCGACGCTCCCGGAGTTCTCAGAGAGCCTGTCCTGTGCCGTGGACCGTTTCGGGCAAGCGCATGCGGTGATCGCGCACTCCTTCGGCGCGGCAGCGGTCGTTCTGTCGGTGCTCGACGGCCTCCGGGTGGGGAGGCTGGCCGTCGTGGCGCCGGTGAGCGACCCGATCGGGTTCTCTTATGAGTTCGCGAAGATGCTCGGCTTCAGGGAACGCATACGGACGGGTTTCCTCAGGGTTCTTGAGAAACGCGTAGGCGAGTCCATGGACCGGTTCGACATCCCGCAGCGGATGCGCACCGCGGACCTGGCCGGGCTGCCGCCGCTGCTGATCGTCCACGACCTCGGCGACCGCGAGGTCCCGGTGGCCAGCGGCGACCGCCTGGCCGCCATGTGGCCCGGGGCCGAACTCGACCACTGGACCAGCCTCGGCCATTTCCGGATCCTGATCGACCCGGACGTGGTGCGGAAGGTGACGGCGTTCAGCTCGGTGCCGCGAACGCTTCCGGTCCCATGA
- a CDS encoding MerR family transcriptional regulator produces MSWSIAQVARISGITARTLRHYDDIGLLKPDHVGANGYRYYEESQLLRLQQILVLRELGLGLADIAEAIDSEPDTLAALRRQYGRLIVERDRLSRVAETVRRTIVELEGKPEMSVHINRPENLFEGFDQSQYDDEARERWPEEFERAQAKRVAMTDEDMERWQREATAAMIRMAEFMAAGTPVDDPAVQDEVHQHYQGICVWWTPNRKAYKCLGQMYVDDERFKVNYMKIAEGLAEYQAAAMAAYADARLAD; encoded by the coding sequence ATGAGCTGGTCGATCGCGCAGGTGGCACGGATCTCCGGGATCACCGCCCGGACCCTGCGCCACTACGACGACATCGGGCTCCTCAAGCCCGACCACGTCGGCGCCAACGGCTACCGCTATTACGAGGAGTCGCAGCTGCTGCGCCTGCAGCAGATCCTCGTCCTGCGCGAGCTGGGCCTCGGCCTGGCCGACATCGCCGAGGCGATCGACTCCGAACCGGACACGCTGGCCGCGCTGCGCCGGCAGTACGGCCGGCTGATCGTCGAGCGCGACCGGCTGTCGAGAGTGGCCGAGACCGTGCGGCGGACCATCGTCGAGCTGGAAGGGAAGCCAGAGATGTCCGTGCACATCAACCGGCCGGAGAACCTGTTCGAGGGGTTCGACCAGTCGCAGTACGACGACGAGGCGCGCGAGCGCTGGCCCGAGGAGTTCGAGCGGGCCCAGGCCAAGCGCGTGGCCATGACCGACGAGGACATGGAGCGCTGGCAGCGGGAGGCGACCGCGGCGATGATCCGGATGGCGGAGTTCATGGCCGCCGGCACCCCGGTCGACGACCCGGCGGTGCAGGACGAGGTCCACCAGCACTACCAGGGCATCTGTGTCTGGTGGACGCCGAACCGCAAGGCGTACAAGTGCCTCGGCCAGATGTACGTCGACGACGAGCGCTTCAAGGTGAACTACATGAAGATCGCCGAAGGTCTCGCCGAGTACCAGGCGGCCGCGATGGCTGCCTATGCGGACGCACGTCTGGCCGACTAG